The Nerophis ophidion isolate RoL-2023_Sa linkage group LG07, RoL_Noph_v1.0, whole genome shotgun sequence genome contains a region encoding:
- the dnajc7 gene encoding dnaJ homolog subfamily C member 7 isoform X2 translates to MATEHCDAANMDPDIELLSDEEVEREADGYKEQGNAYYIQKDYAEAFNFYSKAIDMCPKNASYYGNRAATLMMLSRYREALEDSQRAVRLDNAFMKGHLREGRCHLSLGNAMAATRCYQRVLELEPDNNKAQQELKNAESVLEYEKMAEIGFDKRDYRMVVFCMDRALESASACHRFKILKSECLALLGRYPEAQSVASDILRMDATNADALYVRGLCLYYEDCIEKAVQFFVQALRMAPDHEKARLACRNAKALKAKKEEGNKAFKEGAFDAAYNLYSEALTIDPNNIKTNAKLFCNRATVGSKLKKVDQAIEDCTKAIHLDGSYIKAYLRRAQCYLDTEQYEEAVRDYEKVYQTEKTKEHKQLLKHAQMELKKSKRKDYYKVLGVDKNATEDEIKKAYRKRALLHHPDRHSGASAEVQKEEEKKFKEVGEAFSVLSDSKKKSRYDSGQDLEDDHMNMGDFDANNIFKAFFGGPGGFSFEGRPTQTEGWHRM, encoded by the exons GGAAGCAGATGGCTACAAAGAGCAAGGCAACGCCTACTACATCCAGAAGGATTATGCAGAAGCGTTCAATTTTTACAGCAAGGCCATCG ACATGTGTCCAAAGAACGCCAGTTACTACGGAAACCGTGCAGCCACCTTGATGATGCTAAGTCGATACCGCGAGGCTCTGGAGGATTCCCAGCGAGCAGTGCGGCTGGATAACGCCTTCATGAAG GGTCACCTGCGAGAGGGGAGGTGCCACTTGTCCCTCGGGAACGCCATGGCCGCCACTCGCTGTTACCAGAGAGTTCTGGAGCTGGAGCCTGACAACAACAAAGCCCAACAGGAG CTGAAAAACGCTGAATCTGTCTTGGAGTACGAGAAAATGGCGGAGATCGGGTTCGACAAGAGAGACTACCGCATG GTGGTCTTCTGCATGGACCGAGCCTTGGAGTCAGCATCTGCCTGCCATCGCTTTAAAATACTGAAGTCTGAGTGCTTAGCCCTGCTGGGACGCTACCCAGAGGCTCAGTCTGTGGCCAG TGACATTCTGCGGATGGACGCCACCAATGCAGACGCGCTTTACGTGCGCGGTCTGTGTCTGTACTATGAGGACTGCATTGAGAAAGCAGTCCAGTTCTTTGTTCAGGCCCTACGAATGGCGCCGGACCACGAGAAAGCCCGGCTGGCTTGCAGA AACGCCAAGGCGCTGAAAGCAAAGAAGGAGGAAGGCAACAAGGCCTTCAAAGAGGGCGCCTTTGATGCGGCCTATAATCTCTACTCTGAAGCCCTCACAATAGACCCCAATAACATCAAGACCAACGCCAAGCTCTTCTGCAACCGAGCCACTGTTGGCTCCAAG CTGAAGAAAGTAGATCAGGCCATAGAAGACTGCACAAAGGCCATTCACCTAGATGGCAGCTACATTAAGGCCTACTTACGGAGAGCACAGTG CTACTTGGACACAGAGCAGTATGAAGAGGCGGTTCGGGACTACGAGAAGGTTTATCAGACGGAGAAGACTAAAG AGCACAAACAGCTGCTGAAACACGCTCAGATGGAGCTGAAGAAGAGCAAGAGAAAAGACTATTACAAAGTGCTCGGCGTTGATAAGAACGCCACGGAGGACGAGATCAAGAAGGCTTACCGCAAACGGGCTCTCTTGCATCATCCCG ACCGCCACAGTGGCGCCAGCGCAGAGGTGCAgaaggaagaggagaagaagtTCAAGGAGGTCGGCGAGGCCTTCAGCGTGCTGTCGGACTCCAAGAAGAAGTCTCGCTACGACAGCGGTCAGGACCTGGAGGACGACCACATGAACATGGGCG ATTTCGACGCCAACAACATTTTCAAAGCATTCTTTGGCGGACCAGGAGGTTTCAGTTTTGAAG GTCGACCGACTCAGACTGAAGGATGGCATAGAATGTAG
- the dnajc7 gene encoding dnaJ homolog subfamily C member 7 isoform X1 gives MATEHCDAANMDPDIELLSDEEVEREADGYKEQGNAYYIQKDYAEAFNFYSKAIDMCPKNASYYGNRAATLMMLSRYREALEDSQRAVRLDNAFMKGHLREGRCHLSLGNAMAATRCYQRVLELEPDNNKAQQELKNAESVLEYEKMAEIGFDKRDYRMVVFCMDRALESASACHRFKILKSECLALLGRYPEAQSVASDILRMDATNADALYVRGLCLYYEDCIEKAVQFFVQALRMAPDHEKARLACRNAKALKAKKEEGNKAFKEGAFDAAYNLYSEALTIDPNNIKTNAKLFCNRATVGSKLKKVDQAIEDCTKAIHLDGSYIKAYLRRAQCYLDTEQYEEAVRDYEKVYQTEKTKEHKQLLKHAQMELKKSKRKDYYKVLGVDKNATEDEIKKAYRKRALLHHPDRHSGASAEVQKEEEKKFKEVGEAFSVLSDSKKKSRYDSGQDLEDDHMNMGDFDANNIFKAFFGGPGGFSFEASGPGNFFFQFG, from the exons GGAAGCAGATGGCTACAAAGAGCAAGGCAACGCCTACTACATCCAGAAGGATTATGCAGAAGCGTTCAATTTTTACAGCAAGGCCATCG ACATGTGTCCAAAGAACGCCAGTTACTACGGAAACCGTGCAGCCACCTTGATGATGCTAAGTCGATACCGCGAGGCTCTGGAGGATTCCCAGCGAGCAGTGCGGCTGGATAACGCCTTCATGAAG GGTCACCTGCGAGAGGGGAGGTGCCACTTGTCCCTCGGGAACGCCATGGCCGCCACTCGCTGTTACCAGAGAGTTCTGGAGCTGGAGCCTGACAACAACAAAGCCCAACAGGAG CTGAAAAACGCTGAATCTGTCTTGGAGTACGAGAAAATGGCGGAGATCGGGTTCGACAAGAGAGACTACCGCATG GTGGTCTTCTGCATGGACCGAGCCTTGGAGTCAGCATCTGCCTGCCATCGCTTTAAAATACTGAAGTCTGAGTGCTTAGCCCTGCTGGGACGCTACCCAGAGGCTCAGTCTGTGGCCAG TGACATTCTGCGGATGGACGCCACCAATGCAGACGCGCTTTACGTGCGCGGTCTGTGTCTGTACTATGAGGACTGCATTGAGAAAGCAGTCCAGTTCTTTGTTCAGGCCCTACGAATGGCGCCGGACCACGAGAAAGCCCGGCTGGCTTGCAGA AACGCCAAGGCGCTGAAAGCAAAGAAGGAGGAAGGCAACAAGGCCTTCAAAGAGGGCGCCTTTGATGCGGCCTATAATCTCTACTCTGAAGCCCTCACAATAGACCCCAATAACATCAAGACCAACGCCAAGCTCTTCTGCAACCGAGCCACTGTTGGCTCCAAG CTGAAGAAAGTAGATCAGGCCATAGAAGACTGCACAAAGGCCATTCACCTAGATGGCAGCTACATTAAGGCCTACTTACGGAGAGCACAGTG CTACTTGGACACAGAGCAGTATGAAGAGGCGGTTCGGGACTACGAGAAGGTTTATCAGACGGAGAAGACTAAAG AGCACAAACAGCTGCTGAAACACGCTCAGATGGAGCTGAAGAAGAGCAAGAGAAAAGACTATTACAAAGTGCTCGGCGTTGATAAGAACGCCACGGAGGACGAGATCAAGAAGGCTTACCGCAAACGGGCTCTCTTGCATCATCCCG ACCGCCACAGTGGCGCCAGCGCAGAGGTGCAgaaggaagaggagaagaagtTCAAGGAGGTCGGCGAGGCCTTCAGCGTGCTGTCGGACTCCAAGAAGAAGTCTCGCTACGACAGCGGTCAGGACCTGGAGGACGACCACATGAACATGGGCG ATTTCGACGCCAACAACATTTTCAAAGCATTCTTTGGCGGACCAGGAGGTTTCAGTTTTGAAG CTTCTGGACCTGGCAATTTCTTTTTCCAGTTCGGTTAG